In one Apteryx mantelli isolate bAptMan1 chromosome 9, bAptMan1.hap1, whole genome shotgun sequence genomic region, the following are encoded:
- the ZIC4 gene encoding zinc finger protein ZIC 4: MSVDALGIPVMDPAALSRRNTALRLVDLAGAPRRHHHPPQSMTGFPGLAGHPRATAAHPRQPAAEARLGPHLLRPEHMGHQPPPQPPPQHHPAALKLSPAPHPHHQLHHHHHHHHHHHHHHHMAGQAEVVSSQTGAFGPAQSTAVPYPVSHPAQAIAAGRDFFIRRDLPAPVMPGLTEQHPAASSHHGLFVSTTGSCPGHHGHHHHSEAGNPSLFTGLHEQPPHAAPGGHLNGQIRLGLPGEMYARSEHFTQVPASRTDPFAASSLHSYGGMNLNVNLAPHHGPGAFFRYMRQPIKQELICKWIELDQTPKKLCSKTFSTMHELVTHVTVEHVGGPEQSNHICFWEECPREGKPFKAKYKLVNHIRVHTGEKPFPCPFPGCGKVFARSENLKIHKRTHTGEKPFKCEFEGCDRRFANSSDRKKHSHVHTSDKPYNCKVRGCDKSYTHPSSLRKHMKVHCKSPPPSSGYESSTPSLVSPSSDSGREPPASCSHAEPSAPAQPAANLSEWYVCQGAGARGPPSAPAAPPPPRPPRPDGQPRPRC; the protein is encoded by the exons ATGAGCGTGGATGCTCTGGGGATCCCAGTGATGGACCCTGCTGCACTCTCCAGGCGGAACACGGCGCTGAGATTAGTAGACTTGGCAGGGGCTCCtcgccgccaccaccacccccctcAGAGCATGACGGGCTTCCCGGGCCTCGCCGGGCACCCCCGCGCCACGGCCGCGCACCCGCGGCAGCCCGCCGCCGAGGCCCGCCTGGGGCCGCATCTGCTCCGGCCAGAACACATGGGGCACCAGCCTCCTCCTCAGCCTCCTCCTCAGCATCACCCCGCGGCCCTTAAGCTCAGCCCAGCCCCTCAtccccaccaccagctccaccaccaccaccaccatcatcatcatcatcatcatcatcatcatatggCAGGCCAAGCTGAGGTGGTCTCTAGTCAAACAGGAGCATTTGGCCCGGCGCAGTCAACAGCAGTCCCTTACCCCGTCTCTCACCCAGCTCAGGCTATTGCAGCAGGTAGGGACTTCTTCATACGCAGAGACCTGCCGGCCCCAGTCATGCCAGGGCTGACCGAGCAGCACCCCGCTGCAAGTTCTCACCACGGACTGTTTGTCTCAACAACAGGTAGCTGCCCCGGACACCATGGTCACCACCACCACTCAGAAGCTGGGAATCCCTCTCTGTTCACTGGACTCCATGAGCAGCCTCCCCATGCAGCTCCAGGTGGCCATCTAAACGGACAGATAAGACTGGGGTTACCTGGAGAAATGTACGCCAGGTCTGAACATTTCACTCAAGTACCAGCCTCCAGGACAGATCCTTTTGCTGCTTCTTCGCTTCATAGCTACGGTGGCATGAATCTGAACGTGAATCTGGCTCCACACCACGGCCCGGGTGCCTTCTTTCGTTACATGAGGCAGCCCATCAAACAGGAACTCATCTGTAAGTGGATTGAGTTGGACCAGACTCCCAAAAAATTATGCTCGAAAACTTTCAGCACGATGCACGAGCTGGTGACTCATGTCACGGTGGAGCACGTTGGAGGACCCGAGCAGTCCAATCACATATGTTTCTGGGAAGAGTGTCCAAGAGAAGGGAAGCCTTTCAAGGCCAAATATAAACTTGTAAATCACATCAGAGTCCACACAGGTGAAAAACCTTTCCCCTGCCCTTTCCCAGGCTGTGGCAAAGTGTTTGCCAGATCAGAGAATCTCAAAATACACAAAAGAACTCATACAG GGGAGAAGCCGTTCAAATGTGAATTCGAGGGCTGTGACAGACGCTTCGCCAACAGCAGCGACAGGAAGAAGCACTCGCACGTCCACACCAGCGACAAGCCGTACAACTGCAAAGTGAGAGGCTGTGACAAGTCCTACACCCACCCCAGCTCCCTGAGAAAACACATGAAAGTGCACTGCAAATCCCCTCCTCCCAGCTCCGGCTACGAGTCCTCCACGCCCTCCCTGGTGTCCCCCTCCTCGGACTCCGGCCGGGAACCCCCCGCCTCGTGTTCCCACGCCGAGccctccgcgcccgcgcagcccgcCGCCAACCTGAGCGAATGGTACGTGTGCCAGGGCGCGGGGGCCCGCGGCCCCCCctctgcccccgccgccccgccgccgcctcgcccgcctCGCCCCGAcgggcagccgcggccccgctgctaG